A genomic segment from Vicia villosa cultivar HV-30 ecotype Madison, WI unplaced genomic scaffold, Vvil1.0 ctg.000218F_1_1, whole genome shotgun sequence encodes:
- the LOC131625490 gene encoding uncharacterized protein LOC131625490 isoform X3 → MDCYIWTFVTLGISANVAFAEDVTSETSYDNSAGGLKKIEDGSVASNIHTAKWRVFTDKGRELFLEGKFDDAERLFLAAIQEAKEGFGEQDPHVASACNNLVAEMYRVKKAFDKAEPLYLEAIKILEESFGPDDVRVAVAVHNLGQFYLGQRMLDKAQVSYERALKIKRRVLGYGHSECSDTMYQIGMVLYLQGKEKEAETIIKDSISMLEKSAEGESFVCIKRLRFLSQLYLKSHRLDEAEMVQRKILNIMELSKGWNSLDTVIAAESLALTLQASSETKQSKELLERCLDVRKTLLQSNHIQIGANQLHLARVAVLDYNQNKKLDVSKAKAELDIAKDHLHNSIRIARQCLDKVLKQKDRSKKNSMVERSRKEAQATLVILLQSLSTLSSVELAKQELQEIQEGEINLKAKEALLQCIAAYNEFVVHKKSIGDSPEIKNEYLSCFKHAQTLLGSKLEGEGIHKLNQTP, encoded by the exons ATGGATTGTTATATCTGGACAT TTGTGACACTTGGAATTAGTGCCAATGTTGCGTTTGCGGAGGACGTAACGTCCGAAACATCTTATGATAATAGCGCGGGGGGATTGAAAAAAATTGAGGATGGTTCTGTAGCATCGAATATACATACAGCAAAATGGAGAGTTTTTACTGATAAAGGAAGAGAGCTTTTCCTAGAG GGAAAATTCGATGATGCTGAAAGACTCTTCCTTGCTGCTATACAAGAAGCTAAAGAAGGTTTTGGCGAGCAAGATCCGCATGTTGCTTCTGCGTGTAACAATCTGGTT GCAGAGATGTACAGGGTCAAGAAGGCATTTGACAAAGCAGAACCATTGTATTTGGAAGCTATCAAGATCCTAGAAGAATCGTTTGGTCCTGATGATGTAAG GGTTGCAGTTGCTGTTCACAACCTAGGGCAGTTCTACCTTGGACAGCGGATGTTGGATAAAGCTCAAGTTAGCTATGAG CGCGCTTTAAAG ATAAAAAGGCGTGTTCTGGGATATGGCCATTCAGAATGTTCAGATACGATGTATCAGATCGGCATG GTGCTGTATCTTCAAGGAAAAGAAAAGGAGGCTGAAACCATTATTAAGGACTCTATAAGCATGCTAGAG AAAAGTGCTGAAGGGGAGTCATTTGTATGCATTAAAAGACTTCGTTTCCTCTCACAG TTATATTTGAAATCACATCGTCTTGATGAAGCTGAGATGGTCCAGAGAAAGATCCTCAACATAATGGAATTGTCAAAG GGGTGGAATTCTTTGGACACAGTTATTGCAGCTGAATCCTTGGCCTTGACACTACAAGCATCTTCCGAAACAAAACAGTCGAAAGAGCTTCTTGAAAG ATGTCTTGATGTCCGGAAAACCTTACTTCAAAGTAATCATATTCAG ATTGGTGCAAACCAACTTCATCTAGCTAGAGTGGCAGTGCTTGATTACAACCAAAACAAAAAATTGGATGTTTCTAAAGCTAAAGCTGAGCTTGATATCGCAAAGGATCATTTGCATAATTCCATAAG GATTGCGCGTCAATGTTTAGATAAGGTATTGAAACAAAAAGACAGGTCGAAGAAAAACAGTATGGTTGAACGTTCTAGAAAGGAAGCCCAAGCAACACTTGTCATACTG TTGCAATCACTCAGCACTCTATCATCGGTGGAGTTGGCTAAGCAAGAATTGCAGGAGATTCAG GAAGGAGAAATTAACCTTAAGGCTAAAGAGGCACTTCTACAATGCATTGCTGCTTACAACGAG TTTGTTGTGCACAAGAAGTCCATTGGTGATTCTCCTGAAATAAAGAATGAGTATCTTTCATGTTTTAAGCATGCTCAAACCTTGCTTGGCAGTAAACTTGAAGGAGAGGGTATCCATAAGCTGAATCAAACACCATGA
- the LOC131625490 gene encoding uncharacterized protein LOC131625490 isoform X1, protein MSLRISMSKLLKKLRFPPSHTFSASIVAQNPLPISFSGKRLSHWYQTGAYDWRTNLRDPCLWIVISGHVVVTLGISANVAFAEDVTSETSYDNSAGGLKKIEDGSVASNIHTAKWRVFTDKGRELFLEGKFDDAERLFLAAIQEAKEGFGEQDPHVASACNNLVAEMYRVKKAFDKAEPLYLEAIKILEESFGPDDVRVAVAVHNLGQFYLGQRMLDKAQVSYERALKIKRRVLGYGHSECSDTMYQIGMVLYLQGKEKEAETIIKDSISMLEKSAEGESFVCIKRLRFLSQLYLKSHRLDEAEMVQRKILNIMELSKGWNSLDTVIAAESLALTLQASSETKQSKELLERCLDVRKTLLQSNHIQIGANQLHLARVAVLDYNQNKKLDVSKAKAELDIAKDHLHNSIRIARQCLDKVLKQKDRSKKNSMVERSRKEAQATLVILLQSLSTLSSVELAKQELQEIQEGEINLKAKEALLQCIAAYNEFVVHKKSIGDSPEIKNEYLSCFKHAQTLLGSKLEGEGIHKLNQTP, encoded by the exons ATGTCTCTGCGCATATCAATGTCAAAATTGCTCAAAAAACTTCGCTTTCCTCCTTCCCACACCTTCTCCGCCTCTATAGTTGCCCAAAATCCACTGCCCATCTCATTTTCCG GTAAAAGACTTTCCCACTGGTATCAAACTGGTGCATATGATTGGAGAACAAATCTTAGGGATCCTTGTTTATGGATTGTTATATCTGGACATGTAG TTGTGACACTTGGAATTAGTGCCAATGTTGCGTTTGCGGAGGACGTAACGTCCGAAACATCTTATGATAATAGCGCGGGGGGATTGAAAAAAATTGAGGATGGTTCTGTAGCATCGAATATACATACAGCAAAATGGAGAGTTTTTACTGATAAAGGAAGAGAGCTTTTCCTAGAG GGAAAATTCGATGATGCTGAAAGACTCTTCCTTGCTGCTATACAAGAAGCTAAAGAAGGTTTTGGCGAGCAAGATCCGCATGTTGCTTCTGCGTGTAACAATCTGGTT GCAGAGATGTACAGGGTCAAGAAGGCATTTGACAAAGCAGAACCATTGTATTTGGAAGCTATCAAGATCCTAGAAGAATCGTTTGGTCCTGATGATGTAAG GGTTGCAGTTGCTGTTCACAACCTAGGGCAGTTCTACCTTGGACAGCGGATGTTGGATAAAGCTCAAGTTAGCTATGAG CGCGCTTTAAAG ATAAAAAGGCGTGTTCTGGGATATGGCCATTCAGAATGTTCAGATACGATGTATCAGATCGGCATG GTGCTGTATCTTCAAGGAAAAGAAAAGGAGGCTGAAACCATTATTAAGGACTCTATAAGCATGCTAGAG AAAAGTGCTGAAGGGGAGTCATTTGTATGCATTAAAAGACTTCGTTTCCTCTCACAG TTATATTTGAAATCACATCGTCTTGATGAAGCTGAGATGGTCCAGAGAAAGATCCTCAACATAATGGAATTGTCAAAG GGGTGGAATTCTTTGGACACAGTTATTGCAGCTGAATCCTTGGCCTTGACACTACAAGCATCTTCCGAAACAAAACAGTCGAAAGAGCTTCTTGAAAG ATGTCTTGATGTCCGGAAAACCTTACTTCAAAGTAATCATATTCAG ATTGGTGCAAACCAACTTCATCTAGCTAGAGTGGCAGTGCTTGATTACAACCAAAACAAAAAATTGGATGTTTCTAAAGCTAAAGCTGAGCTTGATATCGCAAAGGATCATTTGCATAATTCCATAAG GATTGCGCGTCAATGTTTAGATAAGGTATTGAAACAAAAAGACAGGTCGAAGAAAAACAGTATGGTTGAACGTTCTAGAAAGGAAGCCCAAGCAACACTTGTCATACTG TTGCAATCACTCAGCACTCTATCATCGGTGGAGTTGGCTAAGCAAGAATTGCAGGAGATTCAG GAAGGAGAAATTAACCTTAAGGCTAAAGAGGCACTTCTACAATGCATTGCTGCTTACAACGAG TTTGTTGTGCACAAGAAGTCCATTGGTGATTCTCCTGAAATAAAGAATGAGTATCTTTCATGTTTTAAGCATGCTCAAACCTTGCTTGGCAGTAAACTTGAAGGAGAGGGTATCCATAAGCTGAATCAAACACCATGA
- the LOC131625490 gene encoding uncharacterized protein LOC131625490 isoform X2, whose translation MSLRISMSKLLKKLRFPPSHTFSASIVAQNPLPISFSGKRLSHWYQTGAYDWRTNLRDPCLWIVISGHVVVTLGISANVAFAEDVTSETSYDNSAGGLKKIEDGSVASNIHTAKWRVFTDKGRELFLEGKFDDAERLFLAAIQEAKEGFGEQDPHVASACNNLAEMYRVKKAFDKAEPLYLEAIKILEESFGPDDVRVAVAVHNLGQFYLGQRMLDKAQVSYERALKIKRRVLGYGHSECSDTMYQIGMVLYLQGKEKEAETIIKDSISMLEKSAEGESFVCIKRLRFLSQLYLKSHRLDEAEMVQRKILNIMELSKGWNSLDTVIAAESLALTLQASSETKQSKELLERCLDVRKTLLQSNHIQIGANQLHLARVAVLDYNQNKKLDVSKAKAELDIAKDHLHNSIRIARQCLDKVLKQKDRSKKNSMVERSRKEAQATLVILLQSLSTLSSVELAKQELQEIQEGEINLKAKEALLQCIAAYNEFVVHKKSIGDSPEIKNEYLSCFKHAQTLLGSKLEGEGIHKLNQTP comes from the exons ATGTCTCTGCGCATATCAATGTCAAAATTGCTCAAAAAACTTCGCTTTCCTCCTTCCCACACCTTCTCCGCCTCTATAGTTGCCCAAAATCCACTGCCCATCTCATTTTCCG GTAAAAGACTTTCCCACTGGTATCAAACTGGTGCATATGATTGGAGAACAAATCTTAGGGATCCTTGTTTATGGATTGTTATATCTGGACATGTAG TTGTGACACTTGGAATTAGTGCCAATGTTGCGTTTGCGGAGGACGTAACGTCCGAAACATCTTATGATAATAGCGCGGGGGGATTGAAAAAAATTGAGGATGGTTCTGTAGCATCGAATATACATACAGCAAAATGGAGAGTTTTTACTGATAAAGGAAGAGAGCTTTTCCTAGAG GGAAAATTCGATGATGCTGAAAGACTCTTCCTTGCTGCTATACAAGAAGCTAAAGAAGGTTTTGGCGAGCAAGATCCGCATGTTGCTTCTGCGTGTAACAATCTG GCAGAGATGTACAGGGTCAAGAAGGCATTTGACAAAGCAGAACCATTGTATTTGGAAGCTATCAAGATCCTAGAAGAATCGTTTGGTCCTGATGATGTAAG GGTTGCAGTTGCTGTTCACAACCTAGGGCAGTTCTACCTTGGACAGCGGATGTTGGATAAAGCTCAAGTTAGCTATGAG CGCGCTTTAAAG ATAAAAAGGCGTGTTCTGGGATATGGCCATTCAGAATGTTCAGATACGATGTATCAGATCGGCATG GTGCTGTATCTTCAAGGAAAAGAAAAGGAGGCTGAAACCATTATTAAGGACTCTATAAGCATGCTAGAG AAAAGTGCTGAAGGGGAGTCATTTGTATGCATTAAAAGACTTCGTTTCCTCTCACAG TTATATTTGAAATCACATCGTCTTGATGAAGCTGAGATGGTCCAGAGAAAGATCCTCAACATAATGGAATTGTCAAAG GGGTGGAATTCTTTGGACACAGTTATTGCAGCTGAATCCTTGGCCTTGACACTACAAGCATCTTCCGAAACAAAACAGTCGAAAGAGCTTCTTGAAAG ATGTCTTGATGTCCGGAAAACCTTACTTCAAAGTAATCATATTCAG ATTGGTGCAAACCAACTTCATCTAGCTAGAGTGGCAGTGCTTGATTACAACCAAAACAAAAAATTGGATGTTTCTAAAGCTAAAGCTGAGCTTGATATCGCAAAGGATCATTTGCATAATTCCATAAG GATTGCGCGTCAATGTTTAGATAAGGTATTGAAACAAAAAGACAGGTCGAAGAAAAACAGTATGGTTGAACGTTCTAGAAAGGAAGCCCAAGCAACACTTGTCATACTG TTGCAATCACTCAGCACTCTATCATCGGTGGAGTTGGCTAAGCAAGAATTGCAGGAGATTCAG GAAGGAGAAATTAACCTTAAGGCTAAAGAGGCACTTCTACAATGCATTGCTGCTTACAACGAG TTTGTTGTGCACAAGAAGTCCATTGGTGATTCTCCTGAAATAAAGAATGAGTATCTTTCATGTTTTAAGCATGCTCAAACCTTGCTTGGCAGTAAACTTGAAGGAGAGGGTATCCATAAGCTGAATCAAACACCATGA
- the LOC131625523 gene encoding glutamine synthetase nodule isozyme-like, producing MSLLTDLINLDLSDTTQKIIAEYIWIGGSGLDVRSKARTLPGPVTDPSQLPKWNFDGSSTEQAPGKDSEVILYPQAIFKDPFRRGNHILVMCDVYTPAGEPLPSNKRHAAAKIFSHPDVVAEETWYGIEQEYTLLQKDINWPLGWPAGGYPGPQGPYYCGIGADKAFGRDIVDAHYKACLFAGINISGINGEVMPGQWEFQVGPSVGISAGDEIWVARYILERITEVADVVLTFDPKPIKGDWNGAGAHTNYSTKSMREEGGYEIIKKAIEKLGKRHAEHIAAYGEGNERRLTGKHETADINTFSWGVANRGASVRVGRDTEKEGKGYFEDRRPASNMDPYVVTAMIAETTILSKP from the exons atGTCTCTTCTTACAGATCTCATCAACCTTGATCTCTCAGACACCACCCAGAAAATCATCGCTGAATACATatg GATTGGTGGTTCTGGTTTGGACGTGAGGAGCAAAGCAAGG ACTCTTCCTGGACCAGTTACTGACCCTTCACAGCTCCCCAAGTGGAACTTTGATGGTTCCAGCACAGAACAAGCTCCTGGAAAAGATAGTGAAGTTATTTTata CCCACAGGCCATTTTTAAGGATCCATTCAGAAGGGGTAACCATATCTTG GTTATGTGTGATGTATACACTCCTGCTGGAGAACCACTTCCCAGTAACAAACGACACGCAGCTGCCAAGATTTTCAGCCATCCTGATGTTGTTGCTGAGGAAACATG GTATGGTATTGAACAAGAATACACCTTGTTGCAGAAAGACATCAATTGGCCTCTTGGTTGGCCAGCTGGTGGTTATCCTGGACCTCAG GGACCATACTATtgtggtattggtgctgacaagGCTTTTGGCCGTGACATTGTTGATGCTCATTACAAAGCCTGTCTTTTTGCCGGCATCAACATCAGTGGAATCAATGGAGAAGTCATGCCTGGTCAG TGGGAATTCCAAGTTGGTCCATCAGTTGGTATCTCTGCTGGGGACGAGATTTGGGTTGCTCGTTACATTTTGGAG AGGATCACTGAGGTTGCTGATGTGGTTCTTACCTTTGACCCTAAACCAATTAAG GGTGATTGGAATGGTGCTGGTGCTCACACAAACTACAGCACCAAGTCTATGAGAGAAGAAGGTGGATATGAAATCATCAAGAAAGCAATCGAGAAGCTTGGGAAGAGGCACGCCGAGCACATCGCTGCTTACGGAGAAGGCAACGAGCGTCGTTTGACAGGAAAACACGAAACAGCTGACATTAATACCTTCTCATGg ggTGTTGCGAACCGCGGAGCTTCCGTTAGAGTCGGAAGGGACACAGAGAAAGAAGGGAAGGGTTATTTTGAGGACAGGAGGCCAGCATCTAACATGGACCCATATGTTGTCACTGCCATGATTGCAGAGACTACCATCCTCTCGAAACCATAA